A section of the Jannaschia sp. S6380 genome encodes:
- the proC gene encoding pyrroline-5-carboxylate reductase, translating into MEFEKIEGRGIVVLGCGRMGSALLSGWLDRGLSHAAVTVIDPVPSDWLRGTGVHVNADLPEAPAIALIAVKPQMMGEALPALRALSDTLFVSVAAGTPIAAFQAAFGDDARIVRAMPNTPAAIGRGITAIVGNDAATPDDMDLAETLLSAVGEVVHLPGEDQMDAVTGLSGSGPAYVFHMIEAMTDAGVSQGLPHDLALRLARATVAGSGALAMTGETPEQLRINVTSPNGTTQAGLEVLMAELPDLMARTVAAAADRSRALRT; encoded by the coding sequence ATGGAGTTCGAGAAGATCGAGGGGCGCGGCATCGTCGTCCTGGGCTGTGGTCGCATGGGTTCGGCGCTGCTATCCGGCTGGCTGGATCGCGGGTTGTCACACGCCGCCGTCACCGTGATCGACCCGGTGCCGTCCGACTGGCTGCGCGGCACCGGCGTCCATGTGAACGCCGACCTGCCCGAGGCGCCGGCGATCGCGCTGATCGCGGTCAAGCCGCAGATGATGGGCGAGGCCCTGCCCGCCTTGCGCGCCCTGTCGGACACGCTTTTCGTTTCGGTCGCGGCGGGCACGCCGATCGCCGCGTTCCAGGCCGCCTTCGGCGACGATGCCCGGATCGTTCGGGCCATGCCGAACACGCCCGCCGCCATCGGGCGCGGCATCACGGCAATCGTCGGCAACGACGCCGCCACGCCGGACGACATGGACTTGGCCGAGACCCTGCTGTCGGCCGTGGGCGAGGTCGTGCACCTGCCAGGCGAGGATCAGATGGACGCGGTGACGGGTCTGTCCGGCTCCGGCCCCGCCTATGTGTTCCACATGATCGAGGCCATGACCGACGCGGGGGTATCCCAGGGCCTGCCCCACGACCTGGCGCTGCGTCTGGCCCGCGCCACCGTCGCCGGGTCCGGCGCGCTGGCCATGACCGGCGAGACGCCGGAGCAGCTCCGCATCAACGTGACCTCGCCGAACGGCACGACGCAGGCCGGGCTGGAGGTGCTGATGGCCGAATTGCCCGATCTGATGGCGCGCACCGTCGCCGCCGCCGCCGACCGTTCGCGCGCGTTGCGGACATGA
- a CDS encoding serine hydrolase domain-containing protein, with protein sequence MTVLSARLSGDVLTADPAPALPWWSFSKTAIAALICDAAARGELDPDARCPGRAWTLRDLLGHRAGLGDYGHLPAYKSAVVAGGPAWTADDFLQAVSIDRPDTPPRTRFAYSNIGYLLARQALEAATGRGLAELVTTRLAEPLGIRSVRLATDAADFARLPFPAGGYHPGWVAHGCLMGTPGDAVRLLAAILDWPACAAMRDAQPLAAEVEGRPWTETGYGLGLMIGRMGAVGSALGHSGGGAFSACAIYAFPDLPGAPIVASFVPRGDAAPAERDAVARAQTG encoded by the coding sequence ATGACCGTACTGTCCGCCCGGCTTTCCGGGGATGTCCTGACCGCCGATCCGGCACCCGCCCTTCCATGGTGGAGCTTTTCGAAGACGGCCATTGCCGCGCTGATCTGTGATGCCGCGGCACGCGGCGAACTCGACCCGGACGCGCGGTGTCCCGGACGCGCCTGGACGCTGCGCGACCTGTTGGGACATCGCGCGGGGCTGGGCGACTATGGTCATTTGCCGGCCTACAAGTCCGCCGTCGTGGCCGGTGGTCCCGCCTGGACCGCCGACGATTTCCTGCAGGCCGTTTCAATCGACCGGCCCGACACCCCGCCGCGGACGCGTTTCGCCTATTCCAACATCGGCTACCTGCTTGCGCGACAGGCATTGGAAGCGGCGACGGGTCGGGGGCTCGCCGAACTCGTGACCACGCGGCTGGCCGAACCGCTGGGAATTCGCTCCGTCCGCCTGGCGACCGATGCAGCGGATTTCGCCCGATTGCCCTTTCCCGCCGGAGGCTATCATCCCGGTTGGGTCGCGCATGGCTGTCTAATGGGAACCCCTGGCGACGCCGTCCGTCTTCTGGCGGCGATCCTGGACTGGCCGGCCTGCGCGGCGATGCGGGACGCGCAGCCGCTTGCGGCGGAAGTCGAAGGGCGCCCCTGGACCGAGACCGGCTACGGCCTGGGGCTGATGATCGGGCGCATGGGTGCGGTCGGGTCGGCGCTCGGCCATTCGGGCGGCGGCGCGTTCTCCGCATGCGCGATCTATGCATTCCCCGACCTGCCGGGCGCGCCGATCGTGGCCTCCTTTGTGCCGCGCGGAGACGCCGCACCGGCCGAACGGGATGCCGTGGCACGGGCGCAGACGGGTTGA
- a CDS encoding GNAT family protein, with translation MSDLSDWRALAYAPPPAMVGQHSQLERLSVGDHAAALHASNPLTDDHWAFMPYGPFPDLQVYRLWAEGAAASEDPAYYAVRGGQGWGGVASLMRIDRAHGVIEIGHIAFSPGLQRTTAATEAIHLMIDQAFAAGFRRVEWKCNAANAASRHAAERLGFVHEGTFRQHMVVKGANRDTAWYAILDGDWPRLRAAHRAWLAPSNFEADGRQRTPLRV, from the coding sequence ATGAGCGACCTGTCGGACTGGCGCGCCCTGGCCTACGCCCCGCCGCCCGCGATGGTGGGGCAGCATTCACAGCTGGAGCGTCTGTCGGTCGGCGATCACGCGGCGGCGCTTCATGCCTCCAACCCGCTGACGGACGACCACTGGGCGTTCATGCCCTACGGACCGTTTCCCGATCTGCAGGTGTACCGCCTCTGGGCCGAGGGCGCGGCGGCCAGCGAGGACCCTGCCTATTATGCGGTGCGCGGCGGGCAGGGCTGGGGCGGGGTCGCGTCGCTGATGCGCATCGACCGGGCGCATGGCGTGATCGAGATCGGGCATATCGCCTTCTCCCCGGGCCTGCAGCGCACGACGGCGGCGACCGAGGCCATCCACCTGATGATCGACCAGGCCTTCGCCGCCGGGTTCCGCCGCGTCGAATGGAAGTGCAACGCGGCGAACGCGGCCAGCCGGCATGCGGCCGAACGGCTGGGCTTCGTCCATGAAGGCACGTTCCGCCAGCACATGGTGGTCAAGGGCGCGAACCGCGACACCGCATGGTACGCGATCCTGGACGGGGACTGGCCGCGCCTGCGGGCCGCGCATCGCGCTTGGCTCGCACCGTCGAACTTCGAGGCCGACGGAAGGCAGCGAACGCCCCTGCGCGTCTAG
- a CDS encoding DUF1467 family protein encodes MIGVFSAFVLFAMVWAMVFLIGLQMGQDTQGDRGERVPGTHAGSPAEFHLWRRVFWATAIALAIWVPLVWVIVSGVLGIDDLRRITGRPVQG; translated from the coding sequence ATGATCGGGGTCTTCTCGGCCTTCGTCCTGTTTGCGATGGTCTGGGCCATGGTGTTCCTGATCGGCCTGCAAATGGGGCAGGACACGCAGGGCGACCGCGGCGAACGGGTGCCCGGGACGCATGCCGGCAGCCCGGCCGAGTTCCACCTGTGGCGTCGGGTCTTCTGGGCGACGGCGATCGCGCTGGCGATCTGGGTGCCGCTGGTCTGGGTGATCGTGTCGGGCGTGCTGGGCATCGACGATCTGCGCCGCATTACCGGCCGTCCGGTTCAGGGCTGA
- a CDS encoding response regulator, whose translation MPVTELTAPEFGIRPAPTPQRPLLGQTVLLIEDSRYASEAVRLLALRSGARIRRADCIASAERHLNTYRPGVAIVDLGLPDGDGLSLIARLAHAAQRPGVLLATSGRDRDETEQAALAAGADGFLPKPIDSLAGFQQAILQHLPPEMRPRGLRVVGAETVRPDPLALSEDLARADRLLGDAQVTPGFVADFLTGLARTGRDPELLAETQGLAARTMGDLRPHLRRLIAKRLRERHAV comes from the coding sequence GTGCCCGTGACCGAACTGACCGCCCCCGAATTCGGGATCCGCCCCGCGCCTACGCCGCAGCGCCCGCTACTGGGTCAGACGGTGCTGCTGATCGAGGACAGCCGCTATGCCTCCGAGGCCGTGCGCCTCCTGGCGTTGCGCTCTGGCGCGCGGATCCGTCGGGCGGACTGTATCGCCTCGGCCGAGCGGCACCTGAACACCTATCGCCCGGGTGTGGCCATCGTCGATCTGGGCTTGCCCGACGGCGACGGTCTGTCGCTGATCGCGCGGCTGGCGCATGCCGCACAGCGGCCCGGCGTCCTGCTGGCCACCTCGGGCCGCGACCGCGACGAGACGGAGCAGGCCGCACTGGCCGCCGGTGCCGACGGCTTCCTTCCAAAGCCGATCGACAGCCTGGCCGGGTTCCAGCAGGCGATCCTGCAGCATCTGCCGCCCGAGATGCGGCCGCGAGGCCTGCGCGTCGTAGGCGCCGAGACCGTGAGGCCCGACCCGCTCGCGCTGAGCGAGGATCTGGCCCGGGCCGACCGCTTGCTGGGCGATGCGCAGGTCACGCCGGGCTTCGTCGCCGATTTCCTGACCGGCCTTGCGCGAACGGGTCGCGACCCCGAGCTTCTGGCCGAGACGCAGGGCCTGGCCGCGCGCACCATGGGCGACCTGCGCCCGCATCTGCGCCGCCTGATCGCCAAACGCCTGCGGGAACGCCACGCGGTCTAG
- a CDS encoding tRNA-binding protein: protein MTLSFDDFGKVDIRVGTVTRTEPFPEARKPAIKMWIDFGALGERKSSAQVTAHYEIGALVGRQVVAVVNFAPRQIGPFMSEVLVLGLPDDDGEVVLLAPDQPVPNGGRLH from the coding sequence ATGACCCTCTCATTCGATGATTTCGGCAAGGTCGACATCCGCGTCGGCACCGTCACCCGGACCGAACCCTTCCCCGAGGCGCGCAAGCCGGCGATCAAGATGTGGATCGATTTCGGGGCCCTGGGCGAGCGCAAATCCTCGGCCCAGGTCACCGCGCATTACGAGATCGGGGCGCTGGTCGGACGTCAGGTCGTGGCCGTCGTGAACTTCGCACCCCGCCAGATCGGGCCCTTCATGTCGGAGGTGCTGGTCCTGGGCCTGCCCGACGACGACGGCGAGGTGGTGCTGCTGGCCCCCGACCAACCCGTCCCGAACGGGGGGCGGCTGCATTGA
- a CDS encoding SMP-30/gluconolactonase/LRE family protein — MTTHLPDLSRRQALGAIGGGAVALGAGVARAQSTAVEPRTTITEPRRDFGPEAEPNVYFWDPDLVAADDRFWGLMQPNAAIERLWTGARWAEGPAWNSVGKFLVWSDIPENRQLRWLEEDGHVSTFRYPSNNSNGNSFDLQGRQLSAEHLTRRVVRYEHDGSVTILADGFEGKRFNSPNDIVAHPDGSYWFTDPPYGGQLYEGAPDAPGGPSNAAGLLDPTLGQPPEIGEYVREMETATYRVGEDGTVTRVAGESEAPDPNGLCFSPDHSVLYVASTGKGPGDTGPGGQGEIIAFDVGADNTLANRRVFSDCMVDGVKCGPDGVRCDVAGNVWASSNAGRNVGYSGVTIWAPDGTLLGRIRLPEVCGNVCFGGPKRNRLFMAASQSIYSVFTGTQGAGPA, encoded by the coding sequence ATGACCACGCATTTGCCCGACCTGTCGCGCCGTCAGGCGCTCGGCGCGATCGGCGGCGGGGCCGTCGCACTCGGCGCGGGGGTGGCCCGCGCGCAATCCACCGCGGTCGAGCCGCGTACCACGATCACGGAACCGCGCCGCGACTTCGGCCCGGAGGCCGAGCCGAACGTCTATTTCTGGGACCCGGACCTGGTGGCCGCCGACGACCGTTTCTGGGGCCTGATGCAGCCCAATGCCGCCATCGAGCGGCTATGGACCGGCGCCCGCTGGGCGGAAGGGCCGGCCTGGAACAGCGTCGGAAAGTTCCTCGTCTGGTCCGACATTCCCGAGAACCGCCAGTTGCGCTGGCTGGAAGAGGACGGCCATGTCAGCACGTTCCGCTATCCGTCGAACAACTCCAACGGCAACAGCTTCGACCTGCAGGGGCGTCAGCTCTCGGCGGAGCATCTGACCCGGCGCGTCGTGCGCTACGAGCATGACGGGTCGGTCACGATCCTGGCCGACGGGTTCGAGGGCAAGCGCTTCAACTCGCCCAACGACATCGTGGCCCATCCCGACGGCAGCTACTGGTTCACCGATCCACCCTATGGCGGACAACTCTACGAGGGGGCGCCGGATGCCCCGGGCGGGCCGTCGAACGCGGCGGGGCTTCTCGATCCGACGCTCGGACAGCCGCCCGAGATCGGCGAATACGTCCGCGAGATGGAGACCGCGACCTACCGCGTGGGCGAGGACGGCACCGTCACCCGCGTGGCCGGCGAGTCCGAGGCGCCGGATCCGAACGGTCTTTGCTTCTCGCCCGACCATTCGGTCCTGTACGTCGCCTCCACCGGCAAGGGGCCGGGCGATACCGGTCCGGGCGGGCAGGGCGAGATCATCGCCTTCGACGTCGGCGCCGACAACACGTTGGCGAACCGCCGCGTCTTCTCGGACTGCATGGTCGACGGGGTCAAATGCGGGCCGGACGGCGTGCGCTGCGACGTGGCCGGCAATGTCTGGGCGTCGTCGAACGCGGGGCGGAACGTCGGCTATTCCGGGGTCACGATCTGGGCGCCCGACGGGACGCTTCTGGGTCGCATCCGCCTGCCCGAGGTCTGCGGAAACGTCTGTTTCGGCGGGCCCAAGCGCAACAGGTTGTTCATGGCCGCGTCGCAGTCGATCTATTCGGTCTTCACCGGTACGCAGGGCGCGGGACCGGCCTGA
- a CDS encoding EI24 domain-containing protein, with amino-acid sequence MIGDALKAIAQLGDPRFRRVLLLGIALSLALLVGFSALLIWAATLAIGPSVTLPWLGTVTWLDNAAGWALVPFTLIASVFLMVPVASAFTGLFLDRIADAVEDRHYPGLPPARRQGWAETTRETAAFLGLVLLVNAGALVAYLLLAPLALFIFWAVNGFLLGREYAQMVALRRMSRVEAAGFRARHRGTIWATGVLMAIPLSVPVLNLLVPVIGAATFTHLVHRLRRGQP; translated from the coding sequence ATGATCGGCGACGCGCTGAAGGCCATCGCCCAGCTGGGCGACCCCCGTTTCCGGCGCGTGCTGCTCCTCGGCATCGCATTGTCGCTGGCGCTGCTGGTGGGGTTCTCCGCACTGCTAATCTGGGCGGCGACCTTGGCCATCGGCCCCTCGGTGACGCTGCCCTGGCTCGGCACCGTCACCTGGCTCGATAACGCGGCGGGCTGGGCGCTGGTGCCCTTCACCCTGATCGCGTCCGTCTTTCTGATGGTGCCCGTGGCGTCGGCCTTCACTGGTCTCTTCCTCGACCGGATCGCGGACGCGGTCGAGGATCGGCACTATCCCGGCCTGCCACCCGCGCGGAGGCAGGGCTGGGCCGAAACGACGCGCGAGACGGCCGCGTTCCTGGGGCTGGTCCTCTTGGTCAATGCGGGCGCGCTGGTCGCATATCTGCTGCTGGCGCCCTTGGCATTGTTCATCTTCTGGGCGGTCAACGGCTTCCTTCTGGGGCGGGAATACGCGCAGATGGTGGCCCTGCGCCGCATGTCGCGGGTCGAGGCGGCGGGCTTTCGCGCGCGTCACCGGGGCACGATCTGGGCCACCGGCGTCCTGATGGCGATTCCGCTGTCGGTGCCGGTGCTGAACCTCCTGGTGCCGGTGATCGGCGCGGCGACCTTCACCCACCTCGTCCACCGGCTGCGGCGCGGTCAGCCCTGA
- a CDS encoding SDR family NAD(P)-dependent oxidoreductase, translating into MELNGCVAAITGGAGGLGAATARHVADAGGTVAILDRDEAGATLAEDLGGRFLQLDVTDAAACADALRAVAGEGRLDLMVNCAGVAPAARTVGRDGPHDPDLFARTVAINLTGTFNCASAAAAIMAGQDGRGADGERGVIVNTASVAAYEGQVGQVAYAASKGGVAAMTLPMARDLSGLGIRVVAIAPGLFLTPMLEGLPEDVRDSLGRQVPYPSRLGHPAEFAALVAHVAVNPMLNGEVIRLDGAIRMAPR; encoded by the coding sequence ATGGAGCTGAACGGATGCGTGGCGGCGATCACCGGGGGCGCGGGCGGTTTGGGCGCCGCGACCGCGCGGCACGTGGCGGATGCGGGCGGGACGGTCGCGATCCTGGATCGCGACGAGGCCGGGGCCACGCTGGCCGAGGATCTGGGTGGCCGGTTCCTGCAACTGGACGTGACCGATGCGGCCGCCTGCGCCGATGCCCTGCGCGCCGTGGCCGGCGAGGGCCGGCTGGACCTGATGGTCAACTGCGCGGGCGTCGCGCCGGCCGCCAGAACCGTCGGGCGCGACGGGCCCCATGACCCGGACCTGTTCGCCCGGACGGTGGCGATCAACCTGACGGGGACGTTCAACTGCGCCTCGGCCGCCGCCGCGATCATGGCCGGTCAGGATGGGCGGGGGGCCGACGGCGAACGCGGCGTGATCGTCAACACCGCGAGCGTCGCCGCCTATGAAGGCCAGGTGGGGCAGGTCGCCTATGCCGCGTCCAAGGGCGGTGTGGCGGCCATGACCCTGCCGATGGCGCGCGACCTGTCCGGCCTGGGCATCCGCGTCGTCGCGATCGCGCCGGGCCTGTTCCTGACCCCGATGCTGGAGGGGTTGCCCGAGGACGTGCGTGACAGCCTCGGACGGCAGGTGCCCTATCCGTCCCGGCTGGGTCACCCGGCGGAGTTCGCGGCGCTGGTCGCGCATGTCGCTGTAAACCCGATGCTTAACGGCGAGGTGATCCGCCTGGACGGCGCGATCCGGATGGCGCCACGATGA
- a CDS encoding YbjN domain-containing protein, protein MLHQRQQFSETGDLHPIDLVETVAERYDWTFDRVGDDQIAMVVEGQWRSYSVTLAWSDHDETLRLICCFEMDPPATSHPRLYEALNLANDECWAGSFSYWVEQKMMVYRYGLVLAGGACAEVEQINQMVAEAVLAGERYYPAFQLVCWGGRAPVDAMQIAMAEAYGHA, encoded by the coding sequence ATGCTCCACCAACGGCAACAGTTCTCGGAAACCGGCGACCTGCACCCCATCGACCTCGTCGAGACGGTGGCCGAGCGCTACGACTGGACGTTCGACCGGGTGGGTGACGACCAGATCGCCATGGTCGTGGAGGGGCAGTGGCGCAGCTATTCGGTCACGCTTGCCTGGTCCGACCATGACGAGACGCTGCGCCTGATCTGCTGCTTCGAGATGGATCCGCCCGCGACCAGCCATCCCCGGCTTTACGAGGCGTTGAACCTGGCCAATGACGAATGCTGGGCCGGCTCGTTCAGCTACTGGGTCGAGCAGAAGATGATGGTCTACCGCTACGGCCTGGTCCTGGCCGGCGGGGCCTGCGCCGAGGTTGAGCAGATCAACCAGATGGTGGCCGAGGCCGTGCTGGCGGGCGAACGATACTACCCCGCGTTCCAGCTCGTCTGCTGGGGCGGTCGCGCGCCGGTCGACGCCATGCAGATCGCCATGGCCGAGGCCTATGGCCACGCCTGA
- a CDS encoding D-glycerate dehydrogenase, whose amino-acid sequence MKLLISRALPDSVMDAARARFDVTCRDTTQPMDLHECRAALADSDVILPTLGDAFGADAFGGAIRAKGLANFGVGYNHIDVDAARAAGLVVTNTPGAVTDATADTAMTLILMAARRAGEGERMVRAGKWTGWHPVQMLGLHVTGKTIGIVGMGRIGQAIARRCAAGFGMDVVFWNRSPKAVDGARQMDSLVELCAAADIVVMAVAATPQTRHLMSADTLAAMRPHAILVNIARGDVVDEGALIDALTAGRIGGAGLDVYEHEPHVPDALRALETVVLLPHLGTAALEVREDMGSMALDNAIAIAEGREPPNPV is encoded by the coding sequence TTGAAACTCCTGATCTCGCGCGCCCTGCCCGACAGCGTCATGGATGCCGCCCGCGCCCGCTTCGACGTCACTTGCCGCGATACGACACAGCCGATGGATCTCCACGAGTGCCGGGCCGCTCTGGCGGACTCCGACGTGATCCTGCCGACGCTGGGCGACGCGTTCGGCGCCGACGCGTTCGGCGGCGCGATCCGGGCGAAGGGGCTCGCGAATTTCGGGGTTGGCTACAACCATATCGACGTGGATGCGGCGCGGGCCGCCGGCCTGGTCGTGACGAACACGCCGGGCGCGGTCACCGACGCGACGGCCGACACGGCGATGACCCTGATCCTGATGGCCGCGCGCCGCGCCGGCGAGGGGGAGCGGATGGTCCGCGCGGGGAAGTGGACGGGATGGCATCCGGTGCAGATGCTGGGCCTGCATGTCACCGGCAAGACCATCGGCATCGTCGGCATGGGCCGGATCGGCCAGGCCATCGCGCGCCGCTGCGCCGCCGGGTTCGGGATGGACGTCGTGTTCTGGAACCGCTCGCCCAAGGCGGTCGACGGAGCGCGGCAGATGGATAGCTTGGTGGAGTTGTGCGCCGCGGCCGATATCGTGGTCATGGCCGTCGCGGCCACACCCCAGACGCGGCATCTGATGAGCGCCGACACGCTGGCCGCGATGCGCCCCCATGCGATCCTGGTGAATATCGCCCGCGGCGACGTCGTGGACGAGGGGGCGCTGATCGACGCGCTGACGGCCGGGCGCATCGGCGGGGCCGGCCTCGACGTCTACGAACACGAACCGCATGTGCCGGATGCATTGCGCGCGTTGGAAACCGTCGTGCTGCTGCCCCATCTGGGCACCGCCGCGCTGGAGGTACGGGAGGACATGGGATCCATGGCCCTCGACAACGCAATCGCCATCGCCGAGGGGCGCGAACCACCAAACCCGGTATGA
- the mce gene encoding methylmalonyl-CoA epimerase codes for MIGRLNHVAIAVPDLEAAAAQYRDTLGAVANPPQAEPDHGVTVVFIDLPNTKIELLHPLGADSPIAGFLAKNPSGGIHHICYEVDDILAARDRLTAAGARVLGDGEPKIGAHGKPVLFLHPKDFTGTLVELEEAG; via the coding sequence ATGATCGGACGACTGAACCATGTGGCCATTGCGGTTCCCGACCTCGAAGCGGCCGCGGCGCAGTACCGCGACACGCTGGGCGCCGTGGCCAACCCGCCCCAGGCGGAGCCCGATCACGGGGTGACGGTGGTGTTCATCGACCTGCCCAACACCAAGATCGAACTGCTGCATCCGCTGGGCGCGGACAGCCCGATCGCCGGGTTCCTGGCCAAGAATCCCTCGGGCGGGATCCACCACATCTGCTACGAGGTGGACGACATCCTGGCGGCCCGCGACCGTCTGACGGCCGCCGGCGCGCGCGTGCTCGGCGATGGAGAGCCGAAGATCGGCGCGCATGGCAAGCCCGTCCTGTTCCTGCATCCCAAGGATTTCACCGGCACCCTCGTCGAGCTGGAGGAGGCGGGATGA
- a CDS encoding nitroreductase family protein has translation MTALPPLRPRPDAAAFLATRRSRPAKTLAAPAPDSEALLPILTAALRVPDHGKLEPWRLIVLEGAAPTRLARLTGQLGQARGLDPDKLAKAQAMFRDAPLMVAVVAAPVASDKIPDVEQTLSAGALCLGLVNAALAAGWGANWLSGWMALDREWLDAGLDLAPHEWVAGFVVLGTETSAPPDRPRPDLGAKVDWVSA, from the coding sequence ATGACCGCCCTGCCGCCCCTGCGCCCCCGCCCCGACGCCGCCGCATTCCTGGCCACACGCCGCTCCCGGCCCGCCAAGACGCTGGCCGCACCGGCGCCCGACAGCGAGGCGCTGCTGCCGATCCTGACCGCCGCATTGCGGGTGCCCGATCACGGCAAGTTGGAGCCTTGGCGGCTGATCGTGCTGGAAGGCGCCGCGCCCACCCGTTTGGCCCGACTGACCGGGCAATTGGGCCAGGCGCGCGGGCTCGACCCCGACAAGCTGGCCAAGGCACAGGCGATGTTCCGCGACGCGCCGCTGATGGTGGCCGTGGTGGCCGCCCCCGTTGCATCCGACAAGATCCCCGATGTCGAGCAGACGCTCAGCGCCGGTGCCCTCTGCCTCGGGCTCGTCAATGCCGCCCTGGCGGCCGGCTGGGGGGCGAACTGGCTGTCGGGGTGGATGGCGCTGGATCGGGAATGGCTTGATGCGGGGCTGGACCTCGCGCCACACGAATGGGTCGCGGGCTTCGTCGTCCTGGGCACCGAGACGAGCGCGCCCCCGGATCGCCCGCGCCCCGATCTCGGGGCCAAGGTCGATTGGGTGTCGGCATGA
- a CDS encoding DUF3047 domain-containing protein, whose translation MWCLLAFVLLALPATAEPLAFDGSWRAQGFLRFSSNDYAQGGDGLQIVSDGTVSLLWKAVPPRLRGARSASWGWAVAEGVAATDLRRRGGDDRNLAMYFAWTDAATAERIDPARAGRLLRAPATRVLVYVWGDDDARGTIQVSPYLAGMRTVVLRPAGTGQHVERVDLAADHRRAFGTAPGVLVGVGISADSDDTGGRIRASVTAPDLR comes from the coding sequence ATGTGGTGTCTCCTCGCTTTCGTTCTCCTCGCACTTCCGGCCACGGCCGAGCCCCTCGCCTTCGACGGAAGCTGGCGCGCACAGGGTTTCCTGCGCTTCTCTTCGAACGACTACGCACAGGGCGGCGACGGCCTGCAGATCGTGTCGGACGGCACCGTATCCCTGCTGTGGAAGGCGGTGCCCCCGCGATTGCGGGGCGCACGGTCCGCCAGTTGGGGCTGGGCCGTGGCCGAGGGCGTCGCCGCGACGGACCTGCGCCGCCGGGGCGGCGACGATCGCAACCTAGCCATGTATTTTGCCTGGACGGACGCCGCGACCGCCGAACGGATCGATCCGGCCCGCGCCGGACGCCTGCTTCGGGCGCCGGCCACCCGCGTGCTGGTCTATGTCTGGGGCGACGACGATGCGCGCGGTACGATCCAGGTCAGCCCCTATCTTGCCGGCATGCGAACGGTCGTCCTGCGGCCGGCGGGCACGGGCCAGCACGTCGAACGGGTCGATCTGGCCGCCGATCACCGCCGCGCCTTCGGGACGGCGCCCGGCGTTCTGGTGGGCGTGGGCATCTCGGCCGACAGCGACGACACCGGCGGCAGGATCCGCGCCTCGGTCACCGCACCCGACTTGCGCTGA
- a CDS encoding methylated-DNA--[protein]-cysteine S-methyltransferase: protein MIRTARLETVYGPVWVAGADDALAQLRLPGNAPDPDWTDDPDAFPEARRQLGAYFDRKLTTFDLDLAPEGTDFQRRVWAALRDIPFGQTASYADIARTVGRPGGTQAVGQANGRNPLPVVIPCHRVIGADGSLGGFSGGTEMKRILLDLEGLRFEDAQPRLL from the coding sequence ATGATCCGCACAGCGCGGCTGGAGACGGTCTACGGCCCGGTATGGGTGGCAGGGGCGGATGACGCGCTCGCCCAACTGCGCCTGCCGGGGAACGCCCCCGATCCGGACTGGACCGACGATCCCGACGCCTTTCCCGAGGCACGCCGCCAACTCGGCGCTTATTTTGACCGGAAGCTGACGACGTTCGATCTGGATCTCGCACCCGAAGGCACGGACTTCCAGCGCCGCGTCTGGGCCGCGCTGCGGGACATCCCCTTCGGCCAAACGGCGAGCTATGCCGACATCGCCCGGACCGTCGGCCGGCCCGGCGGCACGCAGGCCGTGGGCCAGGCCAACGGGCGCAACCCGCTGCCGGTCGTGATCCCGTGCCATCGGGTGATCGGCGCGGACGGATCGCTCGGCGGGTTCAGTGGTGGGACGGAGATGAAGCGCATCCTTCTCGATCTCGAAGGCCTGCGGTTCGAGGACGCACAACCGCGGCTTCTCTGA